CCCCACTTGCCTGCAAGTGTTGCAGCCCACGGAATGGCGAATTGCGCTGCGGCTGAGCCATCCAGTGGTACAAGGATTTTCTTCAACATGACTAGTTCCTCCCTGGTTAAAGTGATGGTGGCAGATTACATGACTGCGAGCAAGTTATCCAGAAGAACCACCACCATCTATTTTACAGCAAAACAGGTTTGATTGTGGATTTTCAGGATACTTTTTCAGGATGCCCTTGGAGAGGAGATCGTGGTAAGGAAAACAAGTTTCGTGCAGGAATGGCAAATGGAAAAAGTGCGGTGGCCAACAATTACTTGCGGGGCCGAATTGCCCGGGGAGCATTCAGTTTCACTGATTTCTTCACCAGCCATTCGATTCCCAGTTTACCGGGTTTTACCGTCAGATCCATGCGGGAGATACCAATCTGGATCCGGTTATAATCGGCGGAGTTCACTCGGAATTCAAAGGTATCGTTGGGGTTGTCCCACGCAGCGACTACCGCGTAGTATGTTTTGCTGTTGTTCTTGCCTGTTGAAAAACGCTTATTCACCACCACCTGCGAGTGGGTAACGGCTGGTTTGGAATCGAGCAACGCATTGATGCCAGATAGCGTGCCCAAGGTTCCCAGTGGCATCGTGAACATGGCTACGAGCATCATGGCTTTCCACTTATCGTGGGAGGTACTGGTGCCACGCACGGCAAAAGCACACAACCACCCATAGACAAACATGACGGGTAGAATCGCCATCAGTGCGGCCAAGAGGATCTTCGATTCCCGCATCGCTGGGTGGGTAAACGTCAGAATAAATGCCACTGCAAAAACGATCTGAAAGGTCCAAAGGAGCGTTTTGCCCACTCCCAGGGAGTGGGATTGTTTTTCCACCAGCTCTGTGTCAATTTGCTGGGGCAAATCTTCAGCCAACTTCAGCAATATCTGTCCGGTGCGGTCCTGTAAGTCAGCTTCACCATTTTTTAATGGATCAAAATTGGCCCAATAGGCCACAATCTCGGTGCCAGTAATGCGGATTTCGGTATATCCCAGATTTCGCAGTGCCAGAATGGCCACCCGCCGCACCGGTTCTTTCAGGAATTCTTCCACGTAAGAGTTGGAAGGACAACGAATAAAGATCGCATCGTCAAACTCCGCATCACCCGTCTGGTGTTCGTGGGCGATCCCCATCCGCTTGCTCCAGCGATCAAACCACGTTTCCTCATTAAAAGTCATGGTGGTGGGCACAGCAGCATTGACGCTGATTGCCAGATCTGCCGGTCGGCCATTCTTGCCCGGAACCGCCTTGCGGAACAGCACCTGATAAGGTTGTCCCACCACTTCGCGGATTTGGGGCAGATCGGAAACAAAATCCCCCACGCGGGTGCCACCCTGTTTTTTCAGGGCTTCTTCTTTGAGCTTTTTCACCCCTTCCTGGACTATTTTGATGCACTTCACAAATGCAAACCCACAGATGATCGACAGGATAATGCATGCCGCCATCGGGATATACATTTTCTCCATGGCAAAGATAGCAATGCCGATCACACTGGCAATTTCCACCACCAGACAGATAGGAATCAACAGAATAACACCAATCCGAGACATGAATTTTCCTCTATTGTGCGTGCTTGCGAGCCGCCCACATGGGGTCATTATGAGGCAATCTTACCCCACGATGGGCAGAAAGAAACCGTTTGTAGTGCTAAAATGGCTCTTTTCATCTGACCACCTGGGAAGTGTCGGAGAACCTTGACAATCAGTGGCAGCTATTTATGATAACTCTCTAAGAATTGTTTGTTCTTGAAATTTCTCCCATCTTCTGTCAGGATTGAACAGGTAAACTGTTCTAAATTCTGAGCGTCACGGCAAACAGTTTGAAAAAATTGTCCCACCTACCTGAAATGAAGTGATCACTGAATGAAACATCGTAGCACGACAATAAAAATAATGCGATACGTGGGGCTTTTCGTATTTCTGGCCGCCCCACTTTCTGCACAAGAGTCGGGCACCGCAGCCCAGGTGCTGGATACCTATTGCATTTCCTGCCATGGCCCCATGAAGCAACAAAGTGGGATTCGCTTCGATGCACTGGAAACGATCGACACTGTCGACCTACAGGCATTGTTTCTAAAGGCACAGGAAGCTGTTCACACGAAGCAGATGCCGCCAGCCAAAGCGAAACAACCCACCGCAGCAGAAAGGAAAGTTCTGCAGGATTGGCTCCAGGAGCAATTGAAGGGTGAAGCTGCAGAAAAATTAAAAGAAAAGTTACTGCGACCGGAAGCGGGCAATTATGTGGATCATGATGATCTGTTTTCGGGTAAGTATGCCCACTTGCAGGGGTATACAGAAGACCGTCGCTGGTTGATCAGCCAGTATATCTTCGAGGCAAAGTTCAATCGCATCCTGAAGCACCAGCCATTTGTCACAATTGATGGCAAACGCTGGAATGTGGTAGGCAGCAATAACCGAAGTGTCAGCCTGACCAATCCGTTTCTTCTCCCCACCAATTCGGGTGTGCGTTATTACAGCAACGAAACCCTGAACGGTGGGCACCTGCTGACCATGCTGACGAATGCCCGATCTGCTTCTGCGGCAATCATGCGACTGGCAGACCGAGATAAGAGATTTTTACCAGCGGTCGCGAGTATTCTGGAACTGGAAAGCAAAAATAAGCTGACACTGGAATCCAGAAGGAAGTTTCTGGACACACATATTGAGCGGGTATTACAGGACCTGTATGGGGATAAACATCAGGAACTGCTGCCTAGGTTTGTTCGCGTTGAGGTCGCCCCACCGATCAGTGGGGAAGAGGCAACCAAAAAAGCACCTTTCCATGCTGCGAACCCAGGGAATGCAGAACTCGAACTGATTTTCCGGACGATGCGTCGTCATCAGAAGCCAAATCAAACGGATGCACAACTTCTGGAAGCTTGTGAAAAAGAATGGTTCTATTTCGGCCACGAAGTACGCACCATCCAAACACGGATCACCTTCCTGAATAATTACATGGTGGAATGGCGGCAACAAATCAATGTTCACAAAATGGATGAACGCTATAAGGAAGTTGTTTTCAAGCCTCTGCCAGCAGAGGAAATGAAAATTGTTGCCGAAACGATCCGCAGACTTCGCAAGCCAGGAGATCGTTATCTGGACGTGGTGGCAAAATGCACTGAAGAGTGGGCGAAAGGGTTCGAACAACAAAGAATCGCTGCTGGTTCCCCACCAGCAGATCAGGTACGTGCCCTGGTGGTCCAGATGTTCCAATTGATCCTGGAACGCCCACCGAACAGTGAGGAAAGCCAGGAATACACCGATTTGACACAGAAGTATTCTCAGCAGCTTGGTCGCCAGCCTGCCATCGAGAAACTGATTCAAACCCTGATTCTCAATACTGAGTTTGTTTACCGCAGCGAATTTGGGCAGAGCACAGCAGATCAGCATGATCGGCGAATGATGACTCCACGTGATGCCAGCTACGCAATTGCTTACGCACTGACGGATAGTTCTCCAGATGCAGAACTCGCCAAGGCGGCGGCTGAGGGCAGATTGAACACGCGAGCAGACTACGAACGCGAGGTGCGTCGAATGCTTGCGAAGCGGGATCAGGTTTCCATTATTGATGAAGCGGTGAACCATCAGGACTGCCCGAATTTCACCCGCATGCCGATCCGCGAACTCCGCTTCTTTCGCGATTTCTTTGGTTACCCGAATCTGCTGGCGATTTTCAAGGATCGCAAGCGCTTTGGTGCGGAGTACGATCAATCCCGTGTCCGCCTGGTGGCTGAAACTGACATGCTGGTGGAGCACATTCTGGAACAGGACAAAGATGTATTGAAGACCCTGTTAACTACGGACAGGTTTTATGTCTACCACAGTGGGGACAACGTAGCGATGCAGGAAGCCGCGGACCGCATTCGCCGGATTTATGACCACTTTAAAGGGGAAGACTGGCAGAACTATACCATTGAAGACCTTGCCAGACACAAAGATTTCATCGCCAGGGAAAAAATGCGGGGCATTGATGTGAACCGGTTGGCGAAAGACCGACGTTACAACCCGTTGCAGGCATTCAAAACGCAGATGGCCAGCTTTACCCTTCGCCTGGAACATGGGCAAACCGCAGCAGCACCGTATAACTCGTTTCCTGCCCACGGGATGGCGAATGCCAGCACGCGTTACGGTGGGCGGCTGCACAGCCCGGAAGTAGCGAATTTCTTCGATATCGACCTGAAAAATTGGAACTATCCCACGGCACAGCCCACACCGATAGCCAACCGCATGGGAATGTTGACCCACCCAGCCTGGTTGATTGCCCACGCACAGAATACCGAAACCGACCCGATTCACCGTGGGAAGTGGATTCGCGAAAAACTACTCGCGGGTACTATACCGGATGTGCCGATCACGGTTGATGCCGTGATTCCGGAAGATCCCCACCACACGCTGAGACATCGGCTTGAAGCCAAAACCAATAATCAGTACTGCATGTCCTGCCACAGTAAAATGAACCCCCTGGGGGTACCATTTGAGATTTATGATGATTTTGGCCGATATCGTACCCAGGAGCGGCTGGAATATCCAGAAAATCTGATTAAAAAGGTGGAGGATAAAGGCCCCATTGAAAGCGATCTGCGAGACATTTACAAGACACTGCCGATTGACCCAAGTGGGTATCTTGAAGGCACCGGAGATGCAACGCTGGATGGCAACGTGACTGATGCACTGGACTTGATTGGCCGGCTGGCGAAATCTGATCGCGTCCGCCAATCGATGATCCGCCACGCATTCCGCTATTTCATGGGTCGGAACGAGACGCTTTCTGACTCCAGAACATTGATCGAAGCTGATCGTGCCTACCTGAAAAGTGGTGGCAGCTTCGATGCCTTGATTGTTTCCTTATTAACTTCTGATTCGTTTATTTACCGAAAGGCTCCCAAGCCAAAGGAATAGATACTGTGGTTACACGAAGATCCTTTCTGACCCAATCGGCCCTTGGTGTCAGTGCGTTGGGAGCATCATCTCCGCTGCATACCCTGCTTGCCGAATCCGGCTTGCCTGTCACCTCACCGTCGGAGGTGCGGCGATTTGTGTTCATCCGCAAGTCGAATGGAATCCGTCCGAATGAAGTCGCTTTGCCCAGTTTTACCAAAGAACAGGCAAAACTTGATCGCGAAAAGCAGCCACTCGAAGTTGATTTTGCGAAGCATGAATTGCCGAAATGGCTGAGAGCATTGGACCCGTACAAGAAAAATCTGGCCATCCTGCAGGGGTTATCCTGCATGATGAGCGAGAACGGCCACTGGTCTTACTCATCCGTCATGGGGGCATTCAAGTCGGGCCGCAACTCCCTCAGTGGGATCAAACGTGCCACCATCGACTTTGAACTGGCCAAACTGTTCCCTTCGCCTTTTGAACATATCGAACTATCGTTGACTGGGAACTACAGCACCTGGCGAACGGGCATCGTACCCGGTTACTCCGCCCCTGCACCCCACCAGCGGAATTATTGCTATGCCGATCCCCAGACGGCCTACGATGAACTGTTCAAAACGGTGGTCGATCCGGAATCCAGTAATTCGGATAAAGCGATGCTCGCTTTTCTCCAGAATGAAGAATCTTACAAGTCGAAGATTCTCACAGGGTACGAAAAGCTGAAAATCAGCAATCATATCGCATCAATCGAGCAGATTCAGGCCCGCAATAAAAAGCTCGAAAAAATGTCCGACCTGATCAAGAGTCATCTGCCGACGATCGCTCCTGTGCATCGCAACGGTGGGACAAACGCCACGACACCGGAAAAGCAGCAGGCGATGACCGACATTCTGATCGCCGCACTTGCAACCGGTCTGACCAATGTGGTTACCTACACGATCGATGAGCTTTCCACACCAATTAAAGGGCTCCCTGGTAACGAAAACGACCAGATTTCGATTCACGAACTTGGCCATGGTGGGGGCTACAGTGGTGTTTCCGCAGATCTGATCCGCGAAAAATTCGCATTGGTCATATCCAGCAGGTCAAGACCATCGTTGACAAACTGAAAGCAATTCCCGAGGGAACGGGAACCATGTTCGACAAAACCATGGTGATCTACTTCCCGGAAAACGGTGAAACGCACCATAGCCATGGCACCGAAGCCCCCTTTATTATCGTTGCCGGTGACAAATGTCGCCTGAACATGCTGGGTCGCTATATTCGCCTGCCTTACCACGGTACCGAAGGCCATAAAACCATCGGCAACTGGTATACCACATTACTGAATGCCCATGGTAACCCAATCGAGCATTACGGCGACTTTGATCTGGAAATGGCCCGAAAGAAACTCGATCAGAAAGGTGCCATCAAGCAGTTCCTTTCCTGATCTGCTATCCCCAGATCCCAGATCCTGTGGGCAACGGATTGCATACAATTAGTTGCAGTGATATTGCAAGGTTTTTTGCACAAGATAGCTCGTCAATGCCAGTATTTTTATCACAGGATTGCTCATGTCTGATGAAGAATTTCTGCTGGATGAGATTGAAAAGGGAATCATTGCCCACGGTGGGGACCTTGGGGGATGGACAAAGCGGGAGGATGATACCCTGCAACTGTTCGATGGCCGGGTAACCCTCCGTGCCCTCATTCATGATTCCAACCCATCCAACAAACTCGAAATGGTTCATGCCCATGTACTCACCACTCTGCATGATTATGACGATGAGGTACTGGACGCCTGCCTGATGGGCATGGGTGCGAATGCCGAAGAGGCACTCTCCGAAGCAGCGATTATCTGGATTACTGGTGTGTCCGGACCAATCAAATCGTTTATTGATAACAAGCCGGTTTGCATGACCTGTCAGGCGGGTGTGGTTGATGGTGATCCTTCCCAGGGCTATGTGCCAGGAAATTATGGCTTCCCCAACCATCGTGCGTTTGTCGGCCCGTCGTTTGCAAGAGGAATTAGTAACGATAAAGTCGGCAATCAACTGGATGATAGCAAGCCATGGTTTCAATTTGCGGCCGAGTCTGCAGCACCACGCCGCGTGCATCTGGCAAAGTCTACGGTGCTGGCAAAAGGCAAAGAGGGCTGGAGCCGATCGCTGGAAGTCGATGGACACGATGTGTCGTACCACGAACCTGTCTGGTCGGTGGGAGTACGCTGTCCCGACTATGGCTATCTGACACGCTTTGCCGTCTTTGAGTTCCCACCGAATTCAAATGCGATGAAACGCCGGAAAGAACTGGAACGCACCATCAAGTACTTTGCAAAGCACTATTCCGATTACGAATCGATCGATCAACTGTTGGATACGATGGAAAAGAAAGGTTTTGATCCTGAATTGGTGCACGAAGTAGAGGCATATTCTACGATTGCTTTTGGCCGGGCACTGTTTGAACATCTGGGGGTGCAATACTCTCCGAAGGTGATTCGTGCTCGCCGCAACGGGAAGGTGGAACTGGATGTGCCCTTAATGTCTATCCCGGCTTACACCCGGGCAAAAGCACTTGCCGCACAATTTCGCCAGACAATGCCAGAAAAGGAGTTTCAGGCCCTGTGTCTCTACAATGCCGAATCTCAGGCGATTATGAATGCAATGGATGATGTGGGGGAAGACCTGGATTTGTCCGGGCTCACCATGTATCCCTGTGTGGTACCCGACCGTGGGGTGAGTAATGAAACCATGGACAAGGCACTTGATATCTTGAATAACATGATTGAAGGGAAAAGAAAGCAAAAAAACGCAAAACCCTGGTGGAAATTCTGGTAATGAAGTGACAAGAATTGAAGTGCTCAGCCCCGGAAACTGGTGAGGAAATTCTTTAAATCATTGCACGCAAAGTCGCAAATTCGCAAAGTGAATCCGATAACATGCAACGTTCACCACAGTTAACTCCCTGGGACCTTTTCAGAAATCTTCATTGGCATTTCTGGTGCCGCTAGCATACACTCTAGTGGGATTGTGCAGGAGACTGAAAAATGAAAAATTCTCATGGTGCGGTAGCGTTCTTCTTGGCAGTATTTGTTGCAAATGCTTGCGATACCGGTACTTGTGGTGCGGAAGAGAAACCAGCGAAACCGGAATGGAAGGCTCTTTTCGATGGAAAAACACTCAAAGGCTGGAAAAAATCTGATTTCTTCAAGCCAGGCGAAGTGACTGTCAAAGATGGTTGCATGGTGCTGGAAAAAGGCGATGCGATGACAGGCATCACCTATGCCGGCAAGGATTTCCCCACCACCAACTATGAAGTGACGCTGGAAGGCAAGCGGGTTACCGGGCAGGATTTCTTCTGCACCACCACGTTTCCGGTGGGGAAGGAATTCTGCTCTTTTGTGGTCGGTGGCTGGGGTGGCTCAACCATTGGTTTGTCCAATATTAATGGTGCCGACGCTTCCGAAAACCTGACCAACGGCAGCAAAGTGTTTAAAGACGACCAGTTTTATCGCTTTCGCATCCGGGTTACCGATACCAAAATCAATGTCTGGATCGACGATGAACAAGTTGTCGACCTGAAACGCAAAGGTTTTGAATTTTCCATTCGCATTGAGTGCGATGAATCAAAACCGTTTGGCATCGCCACCTGGCGTACCGTGGGGATGGTGAAAAATATTAAAGTCCGCACACTGACGGCAGAAGAAGTGAAAGGTGACAAGTAACGCGAAAATCGCTTACTTCGGAATGCTGATGCACTTCAAGGTGCTTTCATCTCGCACATAAATCTTGCCATTGGCCACTGCCGGGTGGGCCCACGTGGGGCCGCAGGCTTTCGTACGGGCCAGTTCTTCATATTTCGTCACATTCGGTGCCAGCAGCATTAGATTCCCCTGGTCATCGTGCATCAGCAGTTTGCCATCGCCCATCTTCAGCAGTGCGGCGTGGTATTTGCCGATATCCGGCTTGTTCCAGATTTCTTTCCCAGTGGCAATTTCGACGCACCGCAACATGATGGATGGCTTGGTCAGCGATGCCACACCCGTGGCCATGTACATGTGCTTGTCGTCAACCGCGACAGGTGTGGAAAAATAGCAGGTCAGCTTATTGTTCTTCCAGACCTGTTTGGCTTCCATTTTATCGCCGGAACCAGTTACCTGCACACCCACGGCACCTGCGGTAACCGAAGAGGCAATATACAGCCCACCGGCATACACTGGCGTGGTGGAACTTTCGTTCAGCAGATCGCGAAATGGCACCTTCCAGACGATCTCACCCTTGGTATTAATCCCCTGCAGGTGGGCCCCACTTAACATAACGATTTGGTTATTAATCCAGATCGGTGCGGCATAACTGGAGGCATCTTTGCCCGCAGT
The Zavarzinella sp. DNA segment above includes these coding regions:
- a CDS encoding DUF1080 domain-containing protein; protein product: MKNSHGAVAFFLAVFVANACDTGTCGAEEKPAKPEWKALFDGKTLKGWKKSDFFKPGEVTVKDGCMVLEKGDAMTGITYAGKDFPTTNYEVTLEGKRVTGQDFFCTTTFPVGKEFCSFVVGGWGGSTIGLSNINGADASENLTNGSKVFKDDQFYRFRIRVTDTKINVWIDDEQVVDLKRKGFEFSIRIECDESKPFGIATWRTVGMVKNIKVRTLTAEEVKGDK
- a CDS encoding DUF1588 domain-containing protein — its product is MKHRSTTIKIMRYVGLFVFLAAPLSAQESGTAAQVLDTYCISCHGPMKQQSGIRFDALETIDTVDLQALFLKAQEAVHTKQMPPAKAKQPTAAERKVLQDWLQEQLKGEAAEKLKEKLLRPEAGNYVDHDDLFSGKYAHLQGYTEDRRWLISQYIFEAKFNRILKHQPFVTIDGKRWNVVGSNNRSVSLTNPFLLPTNSGVRYYSNETLNGGHLLTMLTNARSASAAIMRLADRDKRFLPAVASILELESKNKLTLESRRKFLDTHIERVLQDLYGDKHQELLPRFVRVEVAPPISGEEATKKAPFHAANPGNAELELIFRTMRRHQKPNQTDAQLLEACEKEWFYFGHEVRTIQTRITFLNNYMVEWRQQINVHKMDERYKEVVFKPLPAEEMKIVAETIRRLRKPGDRYLDVVAKCTEEWAKGFEQQRIAAGSPPADQVRALVVQMFQLILERPPNSEESQEYTDLTQKYSQQLGRQPAIEKLIQTLILNTEFVYRSEFGQSTADQHDRRMMTPRDASYAIAYALTDSSPDAELAKAAAEGRLNTRADYEREVRRMLAKRDQVSIIDEAVNHQDCPNFTRMPIRELRFFRDFFGYPNLLAIFKDRKRFGAEYDQSRVRLVAETDMLVEHILEQDKDVLKTLLTTDRFYVYHSGDNVAMQEAADRIRRIYDHFKGEDWQNYTIEDLARHKDFIAREKMRGIDVNRLAKDRRYNPLQAFKTQMASFTLRLEHGQTAAAPYNSFPAHGMANASTRYGGRLHSPEVANFFDIDLKNWNYPTAQPTPIANRMGMLTHPAWLIAHAQNTETDPIHRGKWIREKLLAGTIPDVPITVDAVIPEDPHHTLRHRLEAKTNNQYCMSCHSKMNPLGVPFEIYDDFGRYRTQERLEYPENLIKKVEDKGPIESDLRDIYKTLPIDPSGYLEGTGDATLDGNVTDALDLIGRLAKSDRVRQSMIRHAFRYFMGRNETLSDSRTLIEADRAYLKSGGSFDALIVSLLTSDSFIYRKAPKPKE
- a CDS encoding DUF1552 domain-containing protein; this encodes MVTRRSFLTQSALGVSALGASSPLHTLLAESGLPVTSPSEVRRFVFIRKSNGIRPNEVALPSFTKEQAKLDREKQPLEVDFAKHELPKWLRALDPYKKNLAILQGLSCMMSENGHWSYSSVMGAFKSGRNSLSGIKRATIDFELAKLFPSPFEHIELSLTGNYSTWRTGIVPGYSAPAPHQRNYCYADPQTAYDELFKTVVDPESSNSDKAMLAFLQNEESYKSKILTGYEKLKISNHIASIEQIQARNKKLEKMSDLIKSHLPTIAPVHRNGGTNATTPEKQQAMTDILIAALATGLTNVVTYTIDELSTPIKGLPGNENDQISIHELGHGGGYSGVSADLIREKFALVISSRSRPSLTN
- a CDS encoding PQQ-binding-like beta-propeller repeat protein, translated to MSRFFVVVGLLWGTTFASAADWPQWLGPKRDGSSTEVVPAWQGELKADWSIDVAEGNSSPVVADGKLFIHAIGKDIDEEMMSAYDAATGKLLWQQKYAKTKFKPLFGVGPRATPVVDGELVFSLGNTGTLVCYSAATGKIVWQAETLATPSKDNLLFGVSASPIVVGDLVVVQTGQKGSVGTVAYNKKTGKKAWTAGKDASSYAAPIWINNQIVMLSGAHLQGINTKGEIVWKVPFRDLLNESSTTPVYAGGLYIASSVTAGAVGVQVTGSGDKMEAKQVWKNNKLTCYFSTPVAVDDKHMYMATGVASLTKPSIMLRCVEIATGKEIWNKPDIGKYHAALLKMGDGKLLMHDDQGNLMLLAPNVTKYEELARTKACGPTWAHPAVANGKIYVRDESTLKCISIPK